A stretch of Melospiza melodia melodia isolate bMelMel2 chromosome 24, bMelMel2.pri, whole genome shotgun sequence DNA encodes these proteins:
- the LOC134428864 gene encoding CMRF35-like molecule 6, producing the protein MQLLPLLAWALLPGCGALTAPETVRGSLGGSLSVTCTYRLGLEKLPKFWCIPSTAIVYACAEDIVITSESQPEVVRGRFSIRDNRAQRAFTVTVDYLSEKDAGIFRCGVRTGILLRDDSADVKVIVLPAAVTPTSRDWAQTAGGGFTPSVTGTRGPDAPQGTRGTFLYFPALAGLQLLALLAMIAAVLWVSVRGR; encoded by the exons atgcagctcctgcctctgctcgcCTGGGCGCTGCTGCCAG GCTGCGGGGCACTGACCGCGCCCGAAACCGTGCGGGGCTCCCTGGGCGGTTCCCTGTCCGTCACCTGCACGTATCGGCTGGGCTTGGAGAAGTTGCCGAAGTTCTGGTGCATACCAAGTACAGCGATTGTTTATGCCTGTGCTGAGGACATCGTCATCACCTCGGAATCGCAGCCCGAGGTGGTGCGGGGCCGCTTCTCCATCCGGGACAACCGCGCACAGCGGGCATTCACGGTGACCGTGGATTATCTGTCCGAGAAGGACGCGGGCATCTTCCGCTGTGGGGTGCGAACGGGAATACTTTTGCGTGATGACAGTGCTGATGTGAAGGTGATCGTGCTCCCAG CAGCAGTGACCCCCACGTCGCGGGACTGGGCACAGACTGCGGGAGGAGGTTTCACGCCGAGCGTGACAGGAACACGGGGCCCGGACGCACCGCAGGGGACCCGCGGCACTTTCCTCTATTTCCCAGCGCTGgccgggctgcagctgctggcgctgctggccATGATTGCGGCCGTGCTCTGGGTCAGCGTGCGGGGCCGCTGA